Sequence from the Zeugodacus cucurbitae isolate PBARC_wt_2022May chromosome 2, idZeuCucr1.2, whole genome shotgun sequence genome:
CAGATATCATATTATAAATGTTTAGGTGTATTATCGCCAAAATATACGATGCACTCTTAAGCTTGAATATGTATTTTTCGCCGATGGATGAAAATCCGTGtagtcagggtgtcaagaaattattatatatcgaatttcatggATCattggagtagttcctgagatatgggttttgacccacgctcattttccatttatttttaatctgagtgcagtttcctcCTGTCATTTCTTCTCTAAAATTTAGCGTTTCtgttgttttccgttagtgagttaacgcacttttagtaattttcaacataacctttgtatgtgaggtgaGCCCACTTCACTTATtttggccacgcccacttttcaataaaaaattacatcaaatatgccccttcttagtgcgatctGAACAATAATtcgatttcaccaattttcaTTAGCAACCCTCCCAAGGTATCAAAGAACATGAATACGAAGTTTCGTCAAGGTaccttaattttttatcaagTTATCCTCGACtataactcgtctcgtcatcctgatcattttgatacatataacactatatctaactcgtttagttttatgacaaccgttatgtgaacaaaactataaagctctcttagcaactttgttgcgagagtataattaagaGTAGATTGCCAATCACTTCAAAATGAGTGTTTTCAGTTAACACTTATCGAACATGTCAAGTCAATTGTGTGTTGTAGGAAAATCAAACATATGTGAAgagccaacaacaaatgatCGTGTAATCGTGACAGCTgctaagaaaaacaaatttcatttataacaagaaaggaagggctacaTTATATCCCAGactgttcgggtgtaaccaagcattttatactctcgtgatttatttatgtacaaagTTTTATTATGAGTACACACTATTTCGTATATTCGGCAGCAAGtctactagaataacgaaattcaTTATATATACAATGGGGGCTGGGATAATTCttagaccgacttcaaagtttttTGCATCAAGCcatattatatccaagactattcactcacttaattgaatttttcgcagttttcaacataacctttgtatgggaggtaggcatgGTTGTAACCCGATTTAGCAGGGCCCgggcccacgcccacttttccaaatcACTTCTTAGttcgatcctttgtaccaaagaaacacgtgtaccaagttttatcaagatgtTACCATCTTGTCAAGTTaccagacagacattcggatttcaaacaaaactattatactctcttagcaacaagttgcgagagtataataaataataggaaTAAATTAGATTACGAATTATGACAGCTTCAAATGGGGCAATAAACACACGGAATGTTGTTGTGGTTGGCTTTACATTGTTGTCATAAACGGGTTACAAGGCGACTCATGATCATGTCCGCTTTTCATAACGCCGCCAGTCAAGTGCCTGATAAGCGCACGCTAAGTGCGACGATAAATCAGACTCAATGCTAAAGAGTTCTGAATATTCATCAAGAATTTAACGATAGTGCGCTTAATTATAGTTTGATAGCTTTAGTTGTTTTGATTTTATGATTATAATTATTGGGCCTAattattgaatccgcagcgaattcgattttaaaacgataatatttttcgatcgaaaattttcCTGCACTCATTGATTTCGtcaataaactaaatattaaaaagtgagaacgtaaaactgttttaaggacctttatcgacaaatgcgacaaattttatgaattaaattgtctgagttttttgctttatttcgtATTGGTCAGTTTTAAAACCTTCTCATCGAGTAAActtaaaattagtttatttcgcttttaaacgcctcaaattaatttttgtctcttgtctctaaaatacccctATATCCGTAATcctatttacataaaaacttccaatggtttatttctttcgCATTTCTTCAACTCACCcatcaacggatagatttcgaccaaaattttcgattttgcggattcaatgattttgaaattagcgacatctattagccgcggaatgtatttttagttggtaagtgagttcacttcgatggaaaattttattttcaatacggcTTCAATGATTtcaacgtaaaatttttcgatcataTCGAACCATTTtacgatcgaaacggattcaatgattaggcccaatatgttttattttattttaaataaaatcattgaGCAACTTGGACctttagtttttttcaaaactgcGAAAAGGATACAAAACCGGGATATTTATTTAGGAGAACTTTCGAAAGGACTTACAATTCGTTTGAAACACGTAAGCAaaaaattctaaagaaattgaattaaatactaGTCGAGAAATAACGGATACATTTGAGCTCTGTTTGATcaagatttatttaatttaaatttcgaaattgattTATGTAATTGTTAGACCGAAAAATGAACAGAAATTCTGCGAATTATTTTCGGTAATTATTAAGCTAAGTTATTCAAGCCTAAAAAAACCTAAAATACTATAAAACTAAGCTCACTATATCTGCATATCTTTAGCATTAGTATATTTAAATGCTAAAACATACCTTGCcagattaataaaaaaaaaaacatattgtgaataaaaataaaatttaatttatttttcaaagattaactttcaataattttaacttattatttattcttaaagtaattatttttatttataagactCAATCTTTGCTTGAATTATACTCGcaatatttccaataaattCACTTTTACAAAAACGCTTCTAAAGTAATGTCATTGGCACcaaattgaattataaacatcaataacttttcatttttaattaaaaaaaaatgtccctTTATTTCTTGGCCATAGAGTTAGACGTCTCGCTAACCGCACGGTGTTGTTACAATTTGCGATCTGACCGAAACGTGCCGTCTACATGCTGCTATTTGAAATAGGGCGTTGTATTAAAACACTAAATAGTATATAGCTATATACGAGTAGGCTTATATCCAATAATTCACAACtgtttgtatgtacttataatttttgtaaactgGTAAGGAGCttatatcataaaaaaattttaaaaatatatatgtatataactgttttccgatttatgtacttatttctAAGGCATGAATgcatcgtatatatgtatatatataacatttttatataatatatatgtatgtcaaaaaATACATGCAAGTAGTTCCCACGAATGTGAGCATAGACAACATGCATTTCCATATATTGTTGCATTGATCAGTACAATTagtcaaattaattaatgatcACAGTGTGTCTTCATCAACTTCATCATACATCattaattcattattaaaatGACTTAGTTAACTAATTTTCTtagcctatatatatatatgtatgtagtaatatctgtatgtgtgtgtaaattctGGTGTAATTAACATTACTAGTTAGTTTAGAAGCTTTTAAGTTATTTGTAACTTTCAGACTTAAACATTACTAACAataaactgtatatgtatatagataataACATTAGCAtaatatcattaaaatattaagtaaattaaCTTAAGTCGCTACGATGTACGTTAAAATATCAAGGATACCCCACATATTAGACGCCATCCATCAGCCAATGGTACATATCACACTGTCTCTTTCTCCTTGAACTGACGGTATGTGCCATTTTCGCCACCACTTGGTGGTGTATCCAATTCTGCTGCTCTCGCTAGACTACCCTTCGTGATGCTACGCTCATCGATGCTGTCATTTTTGTGGCCATTTTGTCCATTGGTGAACACAACATCAATGGGATTATGTTTCTGCTTCTCATTGCTAGTGCCAATAATAATATTCGATTCGGTTTGTCCATCAAACGCCAAATTTACTTTTGCGCCTTTTACTTTCTCCACTCCAGTCAAATCACTGGTGGCTTCACCGATAATATATGGTTTGTCGCCAGGGAAACGTTCGCACCAACGCAACACAACCGGATGTAGAAGTTTAGCATCGTAAGCATCTTTGGGATCTCGTGTCAGATAACTGATTATAACACCAACACCAATAGTAATCACTGCGCCAAGCAAACTGTAGTACATATAACTGATGGAATAGAACGTCTCCAAAGGAGTGCTGTAAAGAGTGcgacaaatattgaaattatattatttagtggAGACGGAGTGAAGTTAGAAGCGCTGCTATCTCAGCAACTTTCTCAAACTTGACAAGAGAGCAGCGCTCAAAGATAGCGAACAGCGAATTTAAAATGACTATTGTTTAAGAAATGGTTCTACTTGAAAAGCTACTGTCTATAATCTATATACATTTTGATTGAAACTTCTGTTATAATTACCGTTCAGGCGCCATAATTGTTTGTTCTAGCGGCGAAGTATTGTTGAGCAGCGAATGTGAGATCAGCCAAGATTGTTGGAGTTCCAATGGTTTGGTTATAGATGGCGAAAAGGTTGTATTGGTGCAGCCCTACGTAGCAACAAAATACATAAGATTAGCATTAAAAACCAAGTGATCTCAAAATAAAGAATGTACCTCTGTAGATGTGGGTAGGAAAGAGTTTTGAGCGCTCTTGTCGACCGTAGCGCTGCCAGCGATGATCCACAGTATGAAAGCGCAAGATGAAATCATGCCAGCGGAGGTACCCTATGGAAGAAGGAAAGCGAAGaagagaaaatgaaaatgtacttGAGTCTCGCACACACCGTTAAACGTAGGGCCAGCACGCATTGCTAcgcaaaactaattaaaatcaatCAACAAGTGCGGCGTACACAATACCGTTGGCCAACCTAATGATGTTGTACGGTGAAATATGGTTATCATACGACAAATTAATTACCTTCCAATTAGCAATCGGCACCAGCATGGCCAGTATAAAGCAGCCCAATAATGGGCCAGATGTAGCCGAAAATGCCAACAACGATGATTCAATTACGCCGGACAGTAGACCCACACCGAAAGCAACACCCATTGTAATGAAGCCACAAATGACGGTTATAATCTTTAGAATGAAAAGCTGTTGCTTGTCGCTGAGTCCCTTGAATTGTGGCATTTGCGAGATGAAATCCTCCCAGCAAACAGTagctaatgaatttaaattcgaAACCATCATGCTGTTGGGCCGACGCACAGACAAAAAGACACCGTAGTTAGAGTGAATGAAGAACAATAAATTAGAGAAGCGTTTTATGAGTAATTGCAAAGGAATAAAATGTGATTAAGTGTTCATAAATTGGCACTAAATGCAgagtaattaaaatgtaatctGTAACACTTGTTTGCATACATACCACAGGGCACCGTTGAAGAGCATTGCCATGAAAATACCCACGAAACCGGGTATTACGGCCAACTGGTCCTCCACGAAAAATGGCAAAATTTCATCTGGTTTGCGTATGTAACCCTCAGCGTATGGATCACAATTAATGTAGGTTGCATAGATGACCATACCCGACAGCCAGGAGAGTGAGAAGAACACGACGATGATGGGTATATTTGTCATCATGACGCTATAAAGCAGGGTATTCACGaattattgaaatgtatttatatatttttatttacatttttactaggaaaaaagtaaatatcgTTTGGTACTTACCGTCGCACCTGACTCATGGATTTCAGTGAAACATAACGCTGCATGAAATTTTGTTGACAGCCGAATTGTGACAATGACATGAACAATTGACCCATCCATGCAGAGAGCGTGTCTACGCGCACAGTCATGTCGCCGGTGAAGTTAAAGAATGTTAAACGCcctgtgaatgaaaataaaataaggaaaGATATGTAAGTAAAGAGTACTGGTATATGTAAACTGATAATGCTattgaataacaaaaattattatttttttaatgaatacgCTGCCCTACTTTAGGGTTACTGAGGAAGTGGATCTGACGGTTGTCGTGTTCTGTCAGTAGATATCAAAATGCTGGAACAATACTGTCAgcttttaagttaatttggagATATTGAAAGACAGAGAGTTGGCCTAACTGAAACCTGGTTCCATAATTATTTGTTCGGAGAGGTTCTTTGCAACTCTCGTAAAGTTGGGGATGGCTTAAAATGTGTTGGACCGTCATTTTCCAAATAATATGACCCCACTAGCAAGACGAGAATATATGATTGAGGACTTATGAAGGTTCTTACAAGTTTTAAGCCGCTTCGGAATTTAATACAAAGGTAATCGGGTATTTTAGACCCTGTTTAGTTTGATGTATTCGCTTTTCGATCGATTCTGCGAAGACTGGTaactttttaaaacatttttttttgatttatcgACTAGATTTTGGTAGtaagtttaatttattactaaaatgtgaaaaattggtGAATTATTACACACAATATGTCAATTTCTATTATACTTTAATGTCTACACTTTTATTCAAGCGTCACTAAGGCATCAACCGAAGCAAATTTACCTACGAACaatcatatatatgtttgtacatacatacataggattCTTGTCCTTCGTCTACCGTTTGCTatttccgatttttttacaatcCATACTTTCGCCTATGGCAGATAGTAGAGGAAACCTTTCTCTCTGCTAGTTTGAGTGGTTGTCCATTTTTCGGACTCTACCTTCAGTATTGTAGGTAAATATTTTAGCCACAAGTTGTTGTGTGTTTACTTCGGCATATACGCATATACAATTACATAGGGGCATAGTAGGGTATGCGTATCTCCAATTGTTGAATATGCACAAACACATTTGTTGTAGACGTGTCTTTCCCCGCCCTTTCGTCAGCTGTTGCATACGATGATTTCGTCGTCATGCGCTCGCCCAACGGTCACTCATGTAATTTCTGCTCTGTCCACATTGTTGAGTTTCGAATATCACAATCTTTTCGTACCGACGACACATCACGTTCCACCCGACCCataatttgtttgctttgcgTATTTACATTCTCACTTTACCTTTTAACCAATTTTGTggtgaaattataataaaaaaaccaaataaaaaaaaactaaaatcggTTTTGTACATTTTATCCTCAATGCAAACACAAAACCGCTCACGTGtaagattgtatgtatgtgtgtgtctatgaGGCGCTTACGTTTGTTTACCCGCCGACAATTCTTACCCAACGAGACAaacacatacgtacacacatacacatgggCAATGGCATCATCTACGCTTTGAGTGCCAGTTATGAGTGGCACTTTTtgcgccaacagcaacaacaacaacaccaacaagaaTTCTGGCAGTAGCAGCTTAAAGCTGATAAGACTTGAATGGATAATAAGGTATAAAATGAATGATTTGTTAGGATGCCATTGCCTTCTTGCTGgcattattgttgtagttgttgcaattTGTGTATGCCTGCAGGATATTGACTTGAAAATTGTGGCTCGTCTAAATAGCaggctttacacaaatagttaaACTCACATATAAGTACGatgttgtaaataaatgtaaGTGTGCATACTTTACATACACACTGTctatgttaaataaatacacacgcacacacacgcatgggAGAAGAAAAATGCACAACATAACGGGAGTGATATGTAATTTTATATGACGTTGTTCATTTATGtagtttatgtatttaaaatgaaCAACCTTGGTTTAGGTCGCactacacaaacacatataaccagacatacatacctacacacaaacaactgttattttTGTGTGATTTTCTACGTAAATATTCTCTGATTTCCATAGGGTAATgccctctaaattaaattagctTATGCAGTGTTCGACGAAGTAGTAAAAGcattaacaattaaaataagttTTCAGCATAAACTATTGCGGAATGAGATGTGTTTCGAAAGAAGTTAGACacttattttaaatatgcataaagtGCATAATAAATAGATTACTACGCGATTTTagtgaaattttcgaaataaaattgaGACAAGCCGAAATGTGAGTACTAAGAATAGAAGATGGACAGCTTCAAATTCATATAAACTAAGAAACACCTCCATATTTATCtataactagcagaccgctccggcttcgcacgggcttaaacaaacatttcaaaagttataagttgttacacactctcccatacatatgtatgtactttaccgTTCCTTGCGTgggttaaaaaagtaaaatgaggaaa
This genomic interval carries:
- the LOC105218776 gene encoding sodium-coupled monocarboxylate transporter 1 is translated as MAKELHTLGWDYFMFVVFILITVFAPLWKRLFGKKKERSKADYVFATGGISIVAIMLSIARGTLGVRTVLGYPSELFYRGSAMWENIYGMVSAYPIVCFVFVPVYFNLGITSVYQYIDLRFKSRLVRCLASGTYIVRQICSLGIAVYTPSVALSTVIGIPYWASIVGMAVICIFFTIMGGLKAAINADVIQTVTVILVTLAVIVKGLMASGGVQHVYEVNRDNGRLTFFNFTGDMTVRVDTLSAWMGQLFMSLSQFGCQQNFMQRYVSLKSMSQVRRVMMTNIPIIVVFFSLSWLSGMVIYATYINCDPYAEGYIRKPDEILPFFVEDQLAVIPGFVGIFMAMLFNGALCMMVSNLNSLATVCWEDFISQMPQFKGLSDKQQLFILKIITVICGFITMGVAFGVGLLSGVIESSLLAFSATSGPLLGCFILAMLVPIANWKGTSAGMISSCAFILWIIAGSATVDKSAQNSFLPTSTEGCTNTTFSPSITKPLELQQSWLISHSLLNNTSPLEQTIMAPERTPLETFYSISYMYYSLLGAVITIGVGVIISYLTRDPKDAYDAKLLHPVVLRWCERFPGDKPYIIGEATSDLTGVEKVKGAKVNLAFDGQTESNIIIGTSNEKQKHNPIDVVFTNGQNGHKNDSIDERSITKGSLARAAELDTPPSGGENGTYRQFKEKETV